The Apium graveolens cultivar Ventura chromosome 11, ASM990537v1, whole genome shotgun sequence genome has a window encoding:
- the LOC141697215 gene encoding G-type lectin S-receptor-like serine/threonine-protein kinase SD2-5, producing MMGTWAFLNCIGLCLLILFQPETCLASVRFIGSLKPGYQGDQMHWIDNNGLFLLSNNSDFAFGFTTTPNDVTLFVLAVVHASSSTTVWSANRGAPVKNSDLFMFNESGNASLQSGGSIIWSTNTANKGVSFMELQNSGNLVLVGDDGSIIWQSFSHPTDTLLSNQDFSEGMKLVSDPGSNNLSYFLEMKSGDMLLYADFEKPQPYWSMGQDNRKTINKIGASVTVASIEANSWRFSDKNKILLWQFIFSNSATNSTWAATLGSDGYITFYTLEGGTSSNNSPTKIPADSCSRPQACDPYQICGSSNCQCPTALASKPNCRPDVASPCNRSKGSMELADAGFGLSYFALGFAPPSSKTDLNGCKSSCLDNCSCLLMFFENKSGNCFHFDHVGSLQSSKESGYISYIKISSTDGNGGDSSGSGSSKKHVVIVAVIVIMTTLVILVLLFAGVRYFKKSNVLPESPKENSEEDNFLESISGMPVRFSYKDLQVATKDFSAILGRGGFGSVYEGVLKDGTRLAVKQLEGLGQGKKEFQAEVSIIGSIHHLHLVRLKGFCAEGTHKLLVYEFMANNSLDKWLFKRNKAEMLDWDTRYNIALGTAKGLAYLHEDCDVKIVHCDIKPENVLLDDNFLAKVSDFGLAKLMSREQSHVFTTLRGTRGYLAPEWITNYAISEKSDVYSYGMVLLEIIGGRKNYDASETSEKSHFPSYAFKMMEEGKLTDIVDAHLEMAKTDERVMVAIKVALWCIQDDMSHRPSMTKVVQMLEGLSPVPPPPMSSQLNSRLYSNFCKSVSEEGTSSAPSDCNSDAYLSAVRLSGPR from the coding sequence ATGATGGGAACTTGGGCATTCTTGAATTGTATAGGATTGTGTTTGCTTATCCTTTTTCAGCCTGAAACTTGTTTGGCTAGTGTTCGGTTTATTGGTAGTTTAAAGCCAGGTTATCAAGGGGATCAGATGCATTGGATTGATAATAATGGGCTGTTTTTGTTATCCAACAATTCAGATTTCGCGTTCGGGTTCACCACTACTCCGAATGATGTTACTTTGTTTGTACTGGCTGTTGTTCATGCAAGCAGTTCAACAACTGTTTGGTCTGCAAATAGAGGCGCCCCGGTTAAAAATTCTGATTTGTTCATGTTTAATGAAAGTGGAAATGCTAGTTTACAAAGTGGTGGATCGATAATTTGGTCTACGAACACTGCAAACAAAGGAGTTTCGTTTATGGAATTGCAGAACTCAGGAAATCTTGTTTTGGTTGGGGATGATGGTAGCATTATTTGGCAGAGCTTTAGTCATCCCACTGATACTTTGTTGTCAAACCAGGACTTTAGCGAGGGAATGAAGCTTGTTAGTGATCCGGGCTCCAACAATTTGAGCTATTTTCTTGAAATGAAATCCGGGGATATGCTCCTTTATGCAGATTTTGAAAAACCACAACCATATTGGTCTATGGGGCAGGATAATCGGAAAACCATCAATAAAATTGGTGCCAGTGTCACTGTTGCGTCCATTGAAGCCAATTCTTGGAGGTTTAGTGATAAAAACAAAATTCTTTTATGGCAATTCATTTTCTCAAACAGTGCTACAAATTCAACTTGGGCTGCAACTTTAGGAAGTGATGGATATATCACATTTTACACTCTTGAAGGTGGGACCTCAAGCAATAATTCACCGACGAAGATTCCTGCTGATTCTTGCAGCAGACCTCAAGCTTGTGATCCATATCAAATTTGTGGTAGCAGCAATTGTCAATGTCCTACTGCCCTTGCCTCTAAACCAAATTGCAGACCTGATGTTGCGTCTCCGTGTAACAGATCTAAGGGTTCTATGGAGCTCGCAGATGCTGGATTTGGCCTTAGTTATTTTGCCCTTGGGTTTGCACCACCGTCTTCTAAGACAGACTTAAATGGTTGCAAATCCTCTTGCCTTGATAATTGTTCATGTCTTCTCATGTTCTTCGAAAACAAATCTGGAAATTGCTTTCACTTTGACCATGTTGGAAGCTTACAAAGTTCAAAAGAAAGTGGTTACATTTCATACATAAAGATTTCAAGTACTGATGGCAATGGTGGAGATTCTAGTGGCAGCGGAAGCAGCAAGAAACATGTCGTGATTGTTGCTGTCATAGTTATTATGACAACACTTGTCATTCTTGTTCTACTTTTTGCAGGAGTTCGTTACTTTAAAAAGAGTAACGTTTTGCCTGAGTCTCCTAAAGAAAATTCGGAAGAGGATAATTTCTTGGAAAGTATATCCGGAATGCCAGTTCGTTTTAGTTACAAAGATCTCCAAGTTGCAACCAAGGACTTCTCTGCAATACTTGGGCGGGGAGGCTTTGGTTCTGTTTATGAAGGAGTTCTTAAGGATGGTACCCGTCTGGCTGTGAAACAATTGGAAGGCCTTGGTCAAGGTAAAAAGGAATTCCAAGCTGAAGTCAGTATCATTGGCAGCATTCATCATTTACACTTGGTGAGACTAAAAGGATTTTGTGCAGAAGGTACACATAAACTTCTTGTTTATGAGTTCATGGCAAATAATTCACTAGATAAATGGCTCTTTAAAAGAAACAAAGCAGAAATGTTGGACTGGGATACCAGGTACAATATAGCTTTAGGCACAGCAAAAGGATTAGCTTATCTCCACGAGGACTGCGATGTGAAAATTGTGCATTGTGATATTAAGCCAGAAAATGTGCTTCTAGATGACAACTTCCTTGCAAAAGTATCGGACTTTGGTCTTGCCAAACTAATGAGTAGAGAGCAGAGTCATGTCTTTACAACACTAAGGGGCACTAGAGGTTATCTTGCACCGGAATGGATCACTAACTATGCAATATCCGAAAAGAGTGATGTTTATAGCTACGGAATGGTGTTGCTTGAGATCATTGGAGGCAGAAAAAACTACGACGCATCTGAAACTTCAGAGAAATCACATTTCCCGTCTTATGCCTTTAAGATGATGGAAGAAGGTAAATTAACAGACATTGTTGATGCACATTTGGAAATGGCGAAAACGGATGAGAGGGTTATGGTAGCAATCAAGGTTGCTTTGTGGTGTATACAAGATGATATGTCTCATAGGCCATCAATGACAAAAGTAGTACAAATGCTTGAAGGGTTATCTCCTGTTCCTCCACCACCAATGTCATCACAACTGAACTCTCGTTTGTATTCGAATTTCTGCAAATCAGTTAGTGAAGAGGGCACCTCCTCGGCCCCGTCAGATTGTAATAGTGATGCATATCTTTCTGCAGTAAGACTTTCAGGCCCCAGATAA